In Fusarium fujikuroi IMI 58289 draft genome, chromosome FFUJ_chr08, one genomic interval encodes:
- a CDS encoding related to linoleate diol synthase, whose amino-acid sequence MTQIDTVPGADIKPWLRHPPKKHLFIHANIIDVSTGNILKGASLSTNNGKIETVYPSTPDRYPDGYNIVDCKGRYLCPGLFDAHVHLCATPGFTDLSRVFGNPNDISLLRQPYVASQMLYRGFTSVRDCGGAQLPLKEAIEEGVFPGPRLFISGHALSQTGGHGDLRSSYEKHECCGGHAIGSLGRICNGVPECMAAVRDEVRCGADFIKIMGSGGVASPTDKLEQLQFTTSEIQAMVECANNAGTFVTAHAYTTKAIRHCIDNGVKGIEHGNFVDAPTARLMAEKGVYLTPTLITYAQMATDKWKNFLPPESQVKNAQVLKSGLEALRIASEAGVTMCYGSDLLGPLGSAQTQEFSLRSQALKPLEILRSATVNPAKMMGCETTLGQLKEGFRADVLIMDKNPLEDIEIFDHPEKYILAVMKDGLVYRSQLESLEVDGGVPIRFNSVL is encoded by the coding sequence atgacTCAAATTGATACAGTTCCCGGCGCAGACATCAAGCCATGGcttcgtcatcctcccaAGAAGCATCTCTTTATTCacgccaacatcatcgatgTCTCAACAGGCAACATCCTCAAAGGCGCATCGCTGTCCACAAATAACGGCAAAATTGAGACCGTTTACCCCTCAACACCTGACCGATATCCCGATGGCTACAACATCGTGGACTGCAAAGGCCGATACCTATGCCCAGGTCTATTCGATGCGCACGTTCATCTCTGTGCGACACCTGGTTTCACAGACCTATCTCGCGTCTTTGGGAACCCCAATGACATTTCTCTGTTGCGACAGCCATATGTCGCTTCACAAATGCTCTACCGTGGCTTCACATCAGTCCGTGATTGCGGTGGCGCTCAACTTCCACTGAAGGAGGCCATTGAAGAGGGTGTTTTCCCCGGCCCCCGTCTGTTCATCTCAGGTCACGCGCTTTCGCAAACAGGTGGCCACGGTGACTTGAGAAGTTCTTACGAGAAGCATGAATGCTGCGGCGGACACGCTATTGGGTCTTTGGGCCGTATTTGCAACGGCGTACCCGAGTGCATGGCTGCTGTTCGCGATGAGGTTCGTTGTGGAGCGGACTTTATCAAGATTATGGGCTCTGGTGGCGTTGCATCACCGACCGACAAGCTGGAACAGCTGCAATTCACCACGTCGGAAATCCAAGCAATGGTGGAGTGTGCCAACAACGCTGGCACTTTCGTCACAGCGCACGCATATACCACTAAGGCTATAAGACATTGCATCGACAATGGAGTCAAGGGCATCGAGCATGGTAACTTTGTTGATGCCCCGACAGCTCGCCTCATGGCTGAGAAAGGCGTCTATCTCACTCCAACACTCATCACTTATGCGCAAATGGCCACCGACAAGTGGAAGAACTTCTTACCTCCTGAGTCGCAAGTCAAGAACGCGCAAGTCTTGAAATCTGGCCTCGAAGCTCTCCGCATTGCTTCAGAAGCTGGTGTAACAATGTGTTACGGTAGCGATCTCCTTGGCCCTCTTGGCTCTGCTCAGACACAAGAGTTCTCTCTGCGATCTCAAGCACTAAAGCCTCTTGAGATATTACGAAGCGCTACGGTGAATCCTGCTAAGATGATGGGGTGCGAGACCACTCTGGGTCAGCTGAAGGAGGGTTTCCGGGCGGATGTTTTGATCATGGATAAGAACCCGTTGGAGGATATTGAGATCTTTGACCATCCGGAGAAGTACATCTTGGCTGTTATGAAGGATGGTTTAGTCTATCGCAGTCAGTTGGAGTCTCTGGAGGTTGATGGTGGGGTCCCGATTAGATTCAATTCGGTACTGTAG
- a CDS encoding choline permease, with amino-acid sequence MDPPKDDIKAEPISYDGSVLEGSQSQYDTDDAYLKSLGKSAELHRVYNFWTLCAYQVMISATWTCVVVFYGVIFDVGGPASLLYGSIIVAVGQTLLMASLAEYCGIWPTAGGQQFYVQKLATEKYRPFLSYFVGWCLLLAETATGSSCALNTANIIGTMVSIFHPNVDWKPYHTFLIYLGLLVIPFLMNLKPSALPLYSTVGAVFTILGFFGWAITLLATAPKASAAFVFTKFINNSGYTNNGWVFILSFYTPLYGLYGTDSMMHLVEEMKNASQDAPRAMVWSMVLSGVATIVTDLILLFCCGNYTEYVTALSPYVTWFSDVAGSEYAGIYVAIVFGVVNLLVCTGILSSCSRLGWRMAEDRAFPWSHRLQKIDHKLQIPLNFIFAIMVVEVIIGLISLGSELAYNAIVSGAGVCFALAYAIPVTVALVRGRSILPPRPHFDLGRWGYFVNYVAVAWAMLTIVIYVMPLYLPVTGENIGNMNWASLIVGATFLFSGVWWVFGARFRYLKEAPLEAEPNPVAGEQSSNS; translated from the exons ATGGATCCCCCTAAAGACGACATTAAGGCTGAGCCAATCTCTTACGATGGATCCGTTCTCGAGGGCAGCCAGTCTCAGTATGATACTGACGATGCGTATCTCAAGTCCCTCGGAAAGTCGGCCGAGTTGCATCGCGTCTACAACTTCTGGACAT TATGCGCCTATCAGGTCATGATCAGTGCGACATGGACGTGTGTCGTCGTTTTCTACGGTGTCATCTTCGACGTCGGTGGACCAGCCTCGCTTCTCTATGggtccatcatcgtcgccgtcgGTCAAACGTTACTCATGGCCTCCCTCGCTGAATACTGTGGAATCTGGCCTACTGCAGGTGGTCAGCAATTTTACGTCCAGAAGTTGGCGACCGAGAAGTACCGACCCTTCCTCTCATACTTCGTCGGTTGGTGTCTGCTACTAGCTGAGACTGCGACTGGTTCTTCCTGTGCCCTGAATACCGCGAACATCATTGGTACGATGGTGTCCATTTTCCACCCAAATGTTGACTGGAAG CCTTACCATACCTTCTTGATCTATCTCGGATTACTGGTCATTCCGTTCCTTATGAACTTGAAGCCCAGTGCACTCCCTCTCTACAGCACCGTCGGCGCCGTTTTCACAATCCTGGGCTTCTTTGGCTGGGCTATCACTCTACTCGCCACAGCCCCTAAGGCCAGCGCAGCATTCGTatttactaagtttatcaACAATTCAGGATATACCAATAACGGATGGGTGTTCATACTTAGCTTTTATACCCCGCTTTATGGTCTTTATGGTACGGATAGTATGATGCATTtggttgaggagatgaagaacgcATCTCAAGATGCACCA AGAGCTATGGTTTGGTCTATGGTCCTTTCTGGCGTTGCTACCATCGTCACTGATCTCATCTTACTATTCTGCTGCGGTAACTATACCGAGTATGTAACAGCACT GTCACCGTATGTCACTTGGTTCTCGGACGTAGCGGGAAGCGAGTACGCTGGTATCTATGTTGCAATAGTCTTTGGCGTTGTGAAC CTGCTTGTCTGCACAGGCATTCTCTCCTCGTGTTCACGTCTCGGTTGGCGCATGGCGGAGGACAGGGCATTCCCATGGTCCCATCGTCTCCAGAAAATCGATCATAAGCTCCAGATCCCACtgaacttcatcttcgccattATGGTGGTTGAGGTTATCATTGGTCTTATCTCTCTGGGCAGTGAACTGGCATATAACGCTATTGTCagtggtgctggtgtttgTTTCGCCCTCGCCTACGCGATACCCGTTACAGTG GCTCTTGTCCGAGGCCGTTCAATTCTTCCGCCTCGTCCTcactttgatcttggcagaTGGGGATACTTTGTGAACTATGTCGCTGTGGCATGGGCCATGTTGACCATTGTCATATACGT CATGCCTCTGTATCTACCAGTCACGGGAGAAAACATTGGGAACATGAACTGGGCCTCACTCATTGTCGGTGCAACGTTCCTGTTTTCCGGTGTTTGGTGGGTATTCGGAGCAAGATTTAGATACCTGAAGGAAGCCCCCTTGGAGGCGG
- a CDS encoding related to fusarubin cluster-esterase, which translates to MARFVLNSLLFLGGALASPVQERKVDCTGTNAISMHCRSNEVPYTRDFFYIGGRSAKGTSGTITVDQIYVEKLTPTKQWTQKHPLVFFHGGGLSGSTWLNTPDNREGWASYFTKRGYVVYLVDNNAIGRSAENAIASFPMAAGSATETVMKFFTSPENYETYPQAKLHSQWPGTGADGDPVYDQFKKSLIPLTTNFVGQENALRAGGCELLSLLGEKAFLISHSLGSRNPLLLSNDCPEYIAGSINLEAATSPFWSYAEGLGGFAGSPWGLTNTPVTYDPPVSDPSELETESVGEETLAHRNCYLQVEPARKLPQINKVPYLLLTGEASVHITYDHCVIKFLKQAGGKPEWIKLADWGIKGNGHFLHVEKNNMQIAGIVDSWIQKKSFNGTNNA; encoded by the exons ATGGCCCGTTTCGTCCTCAACTCGCTGCTCTTCCTCGGCGGCGCCTTGGCGTCTCCTGTCCAGGAGCGCAAGGTGGATTGCACTGGCACGAACGCCATTAGCATGCACTGCCGCTCGAACGAGGTCCCCTACACGAGAGACTTCTTCTACATTGGCGGTCGCTCTGCTAAGGGAACTTCCGGAACCATCACCGTTGATCAGATCTACGTGGAGAAACTGACACCAACCAAGCAATGGACTCAGAAGCATcctcttgtcttcttccaCGGGGGCGGTCTTTCAGGAAGTACTTGGCTCAACACACCCGACAACCGTGAGGGATGGGCTAGCTACTTCACCAAGAGAGGCTATGTTGTGTACTTGGTCGATAACAATGCCATTGGTCGCAGTGCTGAGAACGCTATCGCCAGCTTCCCCATGGCCGCGGGTTCAGCAACTGAGACTGTCATGAAGTTTTTTACTTCTCCCGAGAACTACGAGACTTATCCTCAGGCTAAGCTGCATTCCCAATGGCCTGGTACTGGAGCTGATGGCGATCCTGTGTACGACCAGTTTAAGAAATCTCTGATTCCTCTTACCACCAACTTCGTCGGCCAGGAGAACGCCCTCCGAGCTGGTGGTTGTGAGCTGCTCTCGCTTCTTGGCGAGAAGGCttttctcatctctcattCGCTTGGAAGTAGGAACCCTCTTCTGCTTTCCAACGATTGCCCCGAGTACATAGCCGGTAGCATCAATCTCGAGGCTGCTACATCTCCTTTCTGGTCGTACGCTGAGGGGCTGGGTGGATTTGCTGGTTCGCCATGGGGTTTGACCAACACACCTGTCACTTATGACCCTCCAGTCAGCGACCCATCCG AACTTGAAACTGAGTCCGTTGGAGAGGAGACTCTCGCTCATCGCAACTGTTATCTTCAAGTCGAGCCAGCCCGCAAGCTTCCTCAGATCAACAAGGTCCCTTACCTGCTTTTGACCGGTGAAGCCTCTGTTCATATCACATATGATCACTGTGTTATCAAATTTCTCAAGCAGGCTGGTGGCAAGCCTGAATGGATCAAGCTGGCTGACTGGGGTATCAAGGGTAATGGTCATTTCTTGCATGTTGAGAAGAATAACATGCAGATTGCTGGTATTGTTGATAGTTGGATTCAGAAGAAGTCTTTTAATGGCACGAACAATGCTTAA
- a CDS encoding related to allantoate permease — protein sequence MDNALEKKMSAPKPDEPEARGEILDMDDSYTPEEEKAVLRKIDMVILPFMCFVFFLQYLDKQSLSYAAVFGLIDDLNLTSSQYSWCSSIFYVGQLVAEYPCIYLMSRLHLTKFVGVTVIVWGTICMCLAAPHNFAGFAAVRFLLGFSEGAVSPAFVTITSIWYRKSEHTLRTALWVTMNGVAQVVGCLLMYGIGKNTSLGLAPWRTLFLVCGAMTVVAGIAFFTLMPNGPRDAWFLSPREREVLSMRMARDREGGDKTSFSTSQLRETVMDPKAWAVFWFGVLVTMQSPVLTFASLVIKSVGYTQLETMLYTAPSGAVQIGLLWIGVGLCTLFPRQRSLVVLVLIIPPLIGNVFLMKLDVSAGWGLIAASWVSSCITASMSILLSLSASNVKGNTKRALVNCMFFIGYCAGCIGSPQLWTHGPQYREGVITSIVTWCLLFLTMIVYRTLCIQDNKKRDIAGECHSTGEVILDKNGLPKSDLTDKEDRAFRYSY from the exons ATGGATaatgctcttgagaagaaaatgTCTGCGCCCAAGCCTGATGAGCCTGAGGCAAGGGGCGAGATCCTCGACATGGATGATTCATACACtcctgaagaggagaaggcggTTCTTCGCAAGATTGACATGGTCATCCTCCCATTT ATGtgcttcgtcttcttccttcaatACCTCGACAAACAAAGTTTGAGCTATGCAGCTGTATTTGGTCTCATTGATGATCTCAACTTGACCAGCTCCCAATACTCCTGGTGCAGCTCCATCTTCTACGTTGGCCAATTGGTCGCTGAATACCCGTGCATCTACCTCATGAGCAGACTGCACCTCACCAAGTTTGTCGGAGTCACAGT AATCGTATGGGGCACCATCTGCATGTGTCTCGCAGCTCCTCACAACTTTGCCGGTTTCGCCGCCGTTCGTTTCCTCCTCGGCTTCAGCGAAGGTGCCGTGTCACCAGCCTTCGTCACCATCACATCCATCTGGTACCGCAAATCGGAACATACACTTCGCACTGCCCTTTGGGTCACCATGAATGGTGTTGCACAGGTTGTCGGGTGTCTTCTCATGTACGGCATTGGAAAGAATACGTCACTTGGTCTCGCACCATGGCGTACTCTGTTCCTTGTCTGTGGTGCGATGACGGTTGTCGCTGGTATCGCATTCTTTACGCTCATGCCTAATGGTCCAAGAGATGCTTGGTTCTTGAGCCCCAGAGAACGCGAGGTATTGTCGATGCGCATGGCTCGTGATCGTGAGGGAGGTGACAAGACGAGCTTCAGCACCAGCCAACTCCGTGAGACAGTCATGGACCCAAAGGCTTGGGCAGTCTTTTGGTTTGGTGTTCTTGTCACGATGCAGTCACCCGTGCTTACTTTTGCATCTCTTGTCATCAAGTCGGTCGGTTACACGCAGCTCGAGACTATGCTATACACGGCACCATCGGGAGCAGTTCAGATTGGACTCTTGTGGATAGGCGTTGGCCTCTGCACTTTGTTTCCCCGACAGCGATCGCTGGTCGTTCTGGTTCTGATCATTCCACCTCTTATCGGCAATGTATTCCTTATGAAGCTTGACGTCAGTGCTGGTTGGGGTCTGATCGCTGCATCATGGGTG TCGTCTTGCATTACAGCTTCGATGTCTATTCTCCTCTCACTCTCCGCCTCGAACGTCAAGGGCAACACCAAGAGAGCTTTGGTAAACTGTATGTTCTTTATTGGCTACTGTGCCGGCTGCATTGGATCCCCCCAGCTTTGGACTCATGGCCCCCAATACCGAGAGGGTGTCATCACCAGCATTGTCACTTGGTGTCTCCTATTCCTGACGATGATTGTCTATCGAACCCTCTGCATTCAAGATaacaagaagagagacaTAGCTGGAGAGTGTCACAGCACTGGGGAGGTCATTTTGGATAAGAATGGTTTGCCCAAGTCTGACTTGACGGACAAGGAGGATAGGGCGTTCCGATATAGTTATTAG